In Primulina eburnea isolate SZY01 chromosome 14, ASM2296580v1, whole genome shotgun sequence, the following proteins share a genomic window:
- the LOC140813057 gene encoding receptor-like kinase TMK2: protein MGSNGSRELQLVKDYCLVFSVQVLKTGTYNFNEQNILGTGGFGSVYKGELNDGTKIDVKKMKPGLTSGKGLELFESEIYAHTKVRHINLVKLFRYCIYGNERHLVFELMKQMTLSRFLFNWNKEGLKLLEWRKRLGIALDVARGVEYLHSFADKSFIHRDLKPSNILLGDDMRAKVADFGLVRHVTYDGEASAASKVVRTFGYIAPECVGTFFISCKSVFMYIMIR, encoded by the exons ATGGGATCTAACGGTTCTCGAGAACTTCAATTAGTCAAGGATTATTGCTTGGTGTTTTCTGTCCAAGTGCTGAAAACTGGGACATATAACTTCAATGAACAAAACATACTTGGCACGGGCGGATTTGGAAGTGTTTATAAAGGGGAATTGAATGATGGAACAAAGATTGATGTTAAGAAGATGAAACCTGGATTGACGAGCGGCAAAGGTTTGGAACTATTCGAATCCGAGATTTATGCCCATACAAAAGTTCGACATATCAATCTAGTCAAACTTTTCAGATATTGTATATACGGAAACGAGAGGCATCTTGTTttcgaattaatgaagcagatGACGCTTAGCAGGTTTCTATTTAATTGGAACAAAGAAGGTTTGAAGCTTCTGGAATGGAGGAAAAGGCTTGGCATTGCACTAGATGTAGCCAGAG gTGTTGAGTACTTGCACAGTTTTGCTGACAAGAGTTTTATTCACAGGGATCTTAAACCTTCAAACATTCTTCTTGGTGATGATATGAGGGCTAAGGTTGCAGATTTTGGGCTTGTGCGGCATGTAACTTATGATGGGGAAGCTTCGGCTGCTTCTAAAGTTGTCAGAACATTTGGCTATATTGCACCCGAATGTGTAGGTACATTTTTCATTTCTTGTAAATCAGTTTTCATGTATATAATGATTCGTTAG